In Hippoglossus stenolepis isolate QCI-W04-F060 chromosome 5, HSTE1.2, whole genome shotgun sequence, one genomic interval encodes:
- the LOC118109009 gene encoding zona pellucida sperm-binding protein 3, translating into MMSTIKVLLWLFCGATARGLNRNIQSANLRSHQPAAVKQEQQSFREPLTWRFPDPPAEEEPQYPPDFELKAPTAVNSISATCGAESVWVEVKKDLLGIGKPVLTADVSLGGCPATGEDPNTQVLVFESELHGCGSQLLMTEDSFIYVFTLIYTPSPLGDSPIVRTRDVSVNIQCHYQRKHAVSTGMMKPTWNPLSDTKSAEENLYFSLKLMTDDWQYPRPSNQFLLGDMMKFKVSVKQFHHVPLRVFVDSCVATVVPNIDTVPRYLFMGNKGCLFDSQLTSSSSKFLPQTYSDELQFEVEAFKFQQDHSGVIYITCSLKATAATAAVDATNKACSFSNRWSEASGINQACSCCDADCGTGGQSQLSRGDPVLEQETAVGPIVVKDKPLR; encoded by the exons ATGATGTCAACCATCAAAGTACTTCTCTGGCTGTTCTGCGGAGCAACAGCTCGTGGCTTAAACAGGAACATTCAATCTGCAAACCTGAGATCACATCAACCAGCAG CTGTTAAACAAGAGCAGCAGTCTTTCCGTGAACCGTTGACTTGGAGGTTTCCAGACCCACCAGCTGAAGAGGAGCCTCAGTACCCTCCGGATTTTGAGCTGAAGGCTCCAACTGCAGTGAACTCCATCAGCGCCACCTGCGGGGCGGAGTCTGTGTGGGTGGAGGTCAAGAAAGATCTGCTGGGGATCGGTAAACCTGTCTTGACTGCAGACGTCTCGCTGGGAGGGTGTCCTGCCACAGGGGAGGATCCTAACACTCAAGTCCTGGTGTTTGAATCTGAGCTGCATGGATGTGGCAGCCAGCTACTG ATGACGGAGGACTCGTTCATCTACGTCTTCACACTGATCTACACCCCCAGTCCTCTGGGAGACAGTCCAATAGTCCGAACCAGAGACGTCTCAGTCAACATCCAGTGTCACTACCAGAG GAAGCATGCCGTGAGCACTGGGATGATGAAGCCGACCTGGAATCCACTTAGTGACACTaaatctgcagaggaaaatcTCTACTTCTCCCTTAAACTCATGACTG ATGACTGGCAGTACCCTCGTCCATCCAATCAGTTCCTGCTGGGAGACATGATGAAGTTTAAAGTTTCAGTAAAACAGTTTCACCACGTCCCTCTCCGAGTGTTTGTGGACAGCTGTGTGGCCACTGTGGTACCAAACATCGACACCGTCCCTCGATACCTCTTCATGGGAAACAAAGG GTGTCTGTTTGATAGTCAGCTGACCAGCTCCAGCTCTAAGTTCCTACCTCAGACTTACAGCGACGAACTGCAGTTTGAGGTTGAGGCCTTCAAGTTCCAGCAGGACCACAGTGGCGTG ATCTACATCACCTGCAGTCTGAAAGCCACGGCTGCTACTGCAGCTGTTGATGCAACCAACAAGGCCTGTTCGTTCTCCAACAG gtggtCAGAGGCCAGTGGCATTAATCAAGCCTGTTCATGCTGTGATGCGGACTGTGGGACAGGAGGCCAGAGTCAGCTGTCCAGAGGAG atcCTGTGTTGGAACAGGAAACGGCTGTTGGCCCAATCGTAGTGAAGGACAAACCTCTAcgctga